ATTTCCCATATTTTGTCCTTAAACTCAAAATGTTCCCCAACACTTGATAGTCTAAATTCTTATAACTGTTggttgttacttttttttatagagCTTTTACTATTTAGGTTTGGGCATTAGTCTTTGTTCCTtttatctgatctgatctgatttttctagtttctgtTCAGAACGGTCTGAAAGTAGTCCATGAgtgcttttatttttatttttatttttatttttgtccgGTCTGACCTGAGTTATTTTCTGGTCTGATCTAATATGGAGTAAGCCATAAGAATAAGGCTTGCATGGTGTATTTGTGTGTACTCAAAACTTCGACTTTTAAAATCTATCCTTCCATTTTCCAAAATCTATCTATTCAATCTTCCATAAACCATCAATCAAGTTCGTTTGTTAAatctcttaatttttttttatttttttttgacaacatAGATCTCTTAACTTGAATACACGTTTACATACTCTGATTCATATCATTTATGAGAAGTTAGAAATCTCTTAACACGCAACAACATACTACTACATATAACAATATGGAGTTCTCAATAAGACATGAAACAATCAGTTACCTACTATCTTATGAAAAATTCACATTCTGGACAGACTGgacttattttaattttttaacatGCAACAATATTAGCACAATAAACAGTTTCTCAGTAAGACATGAATCAATTAAGCTAGAAATGTACGTGTAACAGTGTGTATAAGTGTGACAGAGAGAGAAGACCTGAATCTCGACTTGTGGATCACTCCTGGTCTTTACTTCTTCACCTTGCCCCATATTTTCTCTGATTGCATGCGTTTCTGCAAATTCACAAAATTGCTCAACCGTCAAATGAAGAAACGGTTATTACAAAAAACAAATACACCGGTATATTCCGGTAAAGAGATAAGGACACGTGTTCTTCTTTTGCATATCATTGCCACGTTGCGAGATTCTTGCTATGCCACCACCATGTTGTTCAATGTTTTAATCGGTTAAATGGAGGAAGTTTAACTTGGGAAAACCATCCTTTCTCACATGGGTAACGGAGTACGAAATATACTTggtatgaatagtggcaaatgTCCAAatattgcgagtattaaaagacggatgaAGTAGTATTTATATATTCAAAAGAACGTGAAAAGTCATTCCAAAAGACTAATTCAATTATCTTATAGTCTTTTTAACGTTAAATGTGTATATTATTATAAAAGGAATAAGAACTCATAAAAATAGCCAATAATAGTTATATGCTGAACCAAGTGTACAATGAGCATTCTACACATGTCCATAGGCTCCAATTTACATTAATGACCATGGCCAACCTCTATAAACTTTGATCGGCATAAAACCATGCCGTTCAATCGTTCATCCTTTACATATATAGTTGGTTATACGCACTTCCGGCCTATATTCTGGCATGATCTTGTCTAGTGTGGTCTGAACTCCATCGAAAATAGCCCGAGACCACTTGTATAGTTACATGGGCAAAATTAGGGGGGTTGCAGGGGCGAAATTAGGAGAGGGCTGGCGGGGGCCATGCCCCCCTACATTATATGTTCAAGTATTAAATATGCACTATAAAAACACATGTCTAATATAGTTCAAGTGattattttccttaaaaattAGAGGTGTAAGGAGGTATAAGGTTCGATTCTTAACTACCTCAATTTTATAACTGTATAGTTGTAACTTGTACTACGTATCTACTAATAGCCAGTAATTGAACATATTCGATGATATATACATCAAGCCTGATAGTCACACGGCCCACACCCAACCGCATTTGTCATGTGTAATCGAAAGCTGTCCATGCATCATTATATTAGGTACTACGAGTACCCTAACAATTAACATTGACAAATATTCTCTTTTATAAAAGCTTGAGTCCttgttaaatttattaattagatgCCGACGTTTTTGCATGGCCTATAATTGTTTTTCCTAAATGGTTTAGTTTCCCTCCACGTAAATCCATTGCTTCCTCAAGATTTTAGTATTATTCCATCTTTAATTGATTGGAATTGGGGACAAAGTATGAAAATGTTTAATTATATCACCTAATTTGGGGATTTGATCTCATCTTCTGGTTTCCGGATATATTTAGAATTAGGTGTATTTaagtgttttttcttttttttgctttGCACAAGTGGAAAGAGCTTAAAACTAGCAAAATTGATCAAACAAACATAAATACACCTTTAAATACACCCCGGGAACAAGATAGATGGTATACCAACTCGTAAcactcctttttttttatttttttttggtttactCCTTTCGGAGGTGGTTAGTAGTCTGGTACGGGCTGAGCTGCATGAATCACTTTGCTGTTTTATACTCAGTTTGGTAAACTAATTAATCATCCGTACATTATGGCCTTATGGGACACTACACTACTGATTCAACCaaaagcatatgaatttttgTATACTTATCCCATATTTTTAGTACACAAGATTTAGGCCTAGTGGCCTACCTTCTCTTAGGTACTCAGCCTAGGAGGCTAGGAACAGATACAACTAGTCTCCCTGACTCTCTCGATCATGACCTTTGGTGCAACCCAGTTCTCTTCATCAGATTtttactaagttaaaattaTGTTCACAACCTATATGCAAGGGGTCTAACACTTTCCGTTTTAGCCAACTTCCCACCCCGTAGAACCAATAATGACGAATaaaatttaggaaaatttggtaatattaatccaacctttggccgattttcttttattcctacaacattatttttaataatcccatATTACTACCCAACGACATTTTTTTTGGGCTTAAGTGATCGGTAgccggtgaaaaagtcaacgagatggtgatgaattgatgatgatggctAGCTGAATATATCGAGGGAGAAGAGAGGGAGTATTTCCACGAAGAGATATATTACCGCTTACAACAAgtttatgacctgttgggcccaataaatgTCGTTGGATAGTAAATgtgagattattaaaaaatacatcttaataaaagaaaatcgaccaaagattggattaatattaACATGTTTTCCTCAAAATCGATGGGTTATAAAAACTTACAATAGAAAAATGCAtgattgacaaaaataatacagTACTACATGCTTgtacaataacaataataataataataataataataataataataataataataataataataataataataataataataataataataaaaagaccCTATTATTGAATGTACAAAAGATCAGAAGTAAAGCTATGTCTTTGTCTATAACCAAATCCAGGCAACTTAGCCTCAGCTTGGAACCTTGTAACTGGATTAAACGAATCTGACAGCCTATTCATTCTCTGACTCTCAGATTTCCCCCTAACAGGACTTTTTcgatgaacttccttagccacaTTCACAGCTTTCTGACTCTTACACCCTAAAAAAACACCAGAACCCTGTTTCTGAACCTCCTTATTCATAGACCGTTTAGCAGATTTTGAGGCTGCTAATTTCCTCGATCTATAATCCTCAGAATCAGAAACAACTGAGAAATCAGCAGCACTGGCAGTTACAACACTCCACTCAATGCTAGCCTCGCTAGGTGCATATCGAGTTGTAGTTGGTGTCTGATTGAATGGGTTGGAAGTACATGAAAGGCACTCGATCTCAAACAAGTCGGAGCTAGCATCGCTCTCTGTGTCCTTGTACGTCTCACTAGGCGCGTCTGAGGTGGTGCTAATCTGATCTTCTGTAGTTCCTCTTGGGATTGCATCCCATGATAGCATATTCAGCCTCTTTTGTAGGGTGAACCTTTTGCTTCCTTCATCTAGATCACTGCCAAACACTTCTAGTGACTTCCTTGCATCATCTTCATCGACATCTACTAACTGAAATGGCGAATCCAACAGAAAATTAACTATTTTGAGTCAAAAcaaaactttttaaaaaaattatactacAACGAACCAACGGTCTCATTTTACTTCCCTCGTTTTGACCAAAAAACTCTCACAAAAACTGGTCAAATGGGGCAAGTAAAATGAGACAGAGGGAATATGTTGGGAGTAGGGGACAAAATGGCTTTGCCCGTGAATGTAACTGAACCTTGTTAATTGCTGATTAAAATGATAAAAGTATTATTAGGTTAATTATGATAATATGATATGATTAGTGACTAATTAGCTGGAATATGACCTAAGTTAATAATCGACAACAATAACTAAACACATAAGTAGTAATTAGGGGGAGCAGGCGAAGAATCAAACTCTGGTCTCAACTACCACACTTATGAGTCCTTATCAACTAGGACAAAGATTAGATAATGCATAGTAAATCAGCtgttaaatatataatatttgttCTTGGGGGTTTGACCAACCTAATTTCTTTTTTTGGGCCCCAAAATTTTGTGCCCGGTGCTCCTTTAGCCGGTCCTGGTAGTAATTGGTAACTTTTAACAAGCTAGGTAGAAATTTGCAAAGTTACTAAAGACAGGCATGGGTAATAATTGACAAATTTCAGTTTTGAGCCAAAacaaatttaaatcacaaaatggGTCTGTCTGTCTGTGAAGGTACCTGAACCTTGTTAATTGCTGTAAGGCTAGCAGAATTTGAGAGTGGAAAGACAAAGGGGTCAACATTGTTATCTAGCCGCAGTTTGTTCATCCTTGCAATTTCAGCTGTGTCAAGGCTTGTCTTGATCGATCTCGTCTGAGTTCCATCACTGATGCGGCCTCTGCCTCTGCCTCTGCCTCTGCCTCTGCTACCATGATCAGTGAATTCTTGATCAGTATCAACAGACTTCCCTACACAACAAGAACAGGCCAGTAATGACATTGTCTTTCCCTGCTGCTGATTTGTTTTACGTTCATTCGTCGTCCTAGACGGAGTCCTATTCAAACGCCGTCTTAACAGTGCACTCTGGCTATTCGAACTCACCTCTGACTGACTGCTAGAACCTCGAGACTGAACTACTATCAGCTTATTGTTCGAGTTAACCCTGACAACCTGCTGTTGATCATCATCAGTACGGTCTTCAACATCATgtctgtgttgttgttgttgttgaaacCTTCCACTTATTGATCTTGTTGAGAATTTATCACTCTCCTGATCTATTACACCACTGCTGAAGTACTTATCAGCAGTAAAAACATCGATCTCTCCATCCTccgccttcttcttcttcttctgccTCGACTTATGCAGATGATGATCATGCTGGTTTTGTGTGGACTCAACGAGGCTACGGATGTATGCTTCCTCACTGGGATTGAGGTAAGAAGAAAAGGAAGCTTCGCGAAGGCTACTGGTGTTATTGATTTCAGAGGACCAATAAGGCGGTAGGCTGAGGCGGGTGTTAGtagatgatgatgataatgaagCCATATTCAAAGGATTTGTGGTTTGAAGATCTTAATTAAGCTAAAGAGAGCTCAAAGTTTGGAGATAATGACTTTACAATAGAAGAGAATTTCGTTATATAAAGGGGTAATGAGACATACACTTGTATAATTACAGCAGGGCTGCAGGAAGATAGCTACCAAGAGACCGAAAATGACTATACTCTGAATATGTCTAGAGAGTAGACAGTATGTACAAGAATGGAGCAAAATATCACCAACCCAAAATATTAACGGTACGTGGATGTTTTTTTTGGAAGATTAAGTGAATTGGCTTGTACATTTTGTGTATGGAGTTAATTAGACAGTTGACACAACAAAATGAATTGTCAATTTCACCTAAGTTTTTTCTAATAAGTTGTTTTTGGTGCTATCTCAGGTAAGAAGACATGGAATTGGTGAGTAAAGCCTCTAAATTTTACTAGGTACTTGTAGTACAGAGTActtcatacttcctccatttcgcaatagatgcatcgtttctcttttagacactattcattaactaactttgacaattattctttcacattatgtaaaaacaaacatagtcaaacgaatcttgttaaattcgtatcaatatgaggattccaaatatcatttttttataagttttactTACACGCAGTTAGAGATATtaatattcaaataaacacgTTGAAATACGTGGAAAAAAAATGCATCTATTGCGAAACGGGGGTAGTAGAAGATAAGAAAGTTCCTCAATTTGTGGACTATATATAGACAATGAGCATAGGTCAAAAAAAATTGACATTGTGTGAATGTTTGGCAAAAGGTTCAGTTGAATTGTAACGGTCATCTTCGAGTGGTGATAAGTGTTAGGGTTTGGTTCCCATCAAATTTAATGGATGGAGTCTTTTATTaaattatatacttcgtattaatttCTAATATGATACATCCCGATAAGTTCATGTTGTTTTGATCGGATTTAGGGTAATCGGGTCGTTCAGAACGAGTTTGGTCATGTCCAGGTGATAGATTCATACTGATTTCGGGTTCGTAAGTTCTTCAGCTATAGTCAATGAATCTGAGCTTTGTTTGACAACACTAGCTAACTAAAATAGAGCTGAAACTTATAAAATGTTAAACTGATAAGGTCCCTATTTGAATGACTTATCCGgtaaaattaattgtttaaaaagtaattttttaaaatataattattttaaatattaatttaaaatagattACATGAAAATCTTAGAAGCTAAATTGAGATGATAGTCGTCAAAGTAACTTCTCAGTTCAAGTTCATTTATGGACCTTAAATTCTATTTACCTGCTTGTCAAACAACTCTATtcatttaaaacgatttaaagTTTCAGAAGCTTATCATTTAAAATGCCTAAAATAGCCTGCTATAAAAATAACCCATCACTACACAAATTAATTATCGGATCATTTCAGGTCAGGCCGTGTAAAATCTATCATTTCGAAAAGAGTTTAGATGTCATGTAATTGGAGTGGGATGAATACAAATATGTTTTGCTAGGTCCACTAGCCTTGCCTTCAACATACTCAAAATGAAGGTACATGCCAAAAGGAATTGATCTTGTAGTAGCCAAACAATTGGGTGATACATATGGCCTAGGGGTCTTGTGAATTGTGACTCTTGTCTTTTCCAAACCATATTGGACTATTGGTGATTTTAgtcttatattttattttcttttaaaagaAAGAGCCAACTACATATCACATGATAAACATACGGTGAGAAAAAGTTGTATTGACGTTTTGGCATAATGGTTAAAATAAGCGTTTTGTATATCCTATATCAGAAACTAATTTTGGCACACCACTTAGTAAGTAGAACGCAGAAAACCGTGCTCTCATAGCGACTGTGGCAAAAACAATTTTTAGTGTGACAAAATTAGTTCCCCTACATCATATAATCGCATATCTCCcgtttattactttattattaATGTATTATCCTTATGGTTATAATTCAAtggggaaaagaaaaaaaacccgGATAAACATGTGGTATGACAAAGAGCCAGTAAATGTTGGATTGTTGATGAATTGCATCAAATTCATGACAGTTGGAAGTTTACGAAAATTCAAGAAACATTTAAGTTATTGAAAACTTTAATTTGATGTTGGACTCGAGCTTTTAATACTTGGATTGCGATGTTGCTCTCTTTTACCATGCATGAAAATGACCATACCTTATGAGATTACAAACTTGTTGGTTGATTtcctaattattatattattgatGTTATTATCATAAAGCATGATCTAATTAATCACATGAATGAATGCAACTACATATACACTTTGGTCCCTACTTAAGTATTCACATATTTTGATCTATCTTAACTTGGATGACCAATATAAAGTTGTATGTCTCCCTCGACACTATTAAACAATCGACCTACACGTAATTTTTTCTGAAAATTACTACCTCCATCGCATAATTTTTTAATACTTTttgttttagtccgtttcataataTTCTTACAAAAAAATCTTGCTCGTACTCGCGTACATTACATTGATTGTACATCAGAgtaacttttacccaatttttgATAACATTTAACATGTTTTGattttatggaaaaaaaaattgaaagataaacattttaaagggttggTTACCTTTATACATTACTTGTGAATTTGAAagaataattttataaaagtaACAATTTATCACTAGAAAATACTTCATAGATAACTGttaaattatactccgtatcaggttaacttttaagcatttaaaGTATTGTTTTAACCCACCGtccaatatttattgtacatcacACATAGATAAAAACAATTGTGATGTTCTTAACATTGTGCTTTATACTAttttttgacatgaaaatttactatcttaccTTTTCTCTCCACACCATTATAGTAATTATTacgaacattatgaaacagaaGTAGTACATCCATTGTTTTCTACTATTACGTACTATTTTTACTCATTCAACGATTAGAAAAATATACTTCATCAAATAAGTTTATCTCAGACGACAAAAGTTGCTATCTACAACAAGGAAGTCTTACCAAATAATTTGCCCGTGATACGTGGGACTGGCTGGCTTATCATCATTCTTGGAAGAAATTACAGGACCTTGTCTACTTAAATCTTTGTTTCTTAGTGGAACAAACACCATCACTATTCTAGAATTGGTCTTCTGCATCCCAAGGAACATTCCATGAGCCACATTCCT
This sequence is a window from Spinacia oleracea cultivar Varoflay chromosome 1, BTI_SOV_V1, whole genome shotgun sequence. Protein-coding genes within it:
- the LOC110785601 gene encoding protein PHYTOCHROME KINASE SUBSTRATE 1 isoform X2; the protein is MASLSSSSTNTRLSLPPYWSSEINNTSSLREASFSSYLNPSEEAYIRSLVESTQNQHDHHLHKSRQKKKKKAEDGEIDVFTADKYFSSGVIDQESDKFSTRSISGRFQQQQQHRHDVEDRTDDDQQQVVRVNSNNKLIVVQSRGSSSQSEVSSNSQSALLRRRLNRTPSRTTNERKTNQQQGKTMSLLACSCCVGKSVDTDQEFTDHGSRGRGRGRGRGRISDGTQTRSIKTSLDTAEIARMNKLRLDNNVDPFVFPLSNSASLTAINKLVDVDEDDARKSLEVFGSDLDEGSKRFTLQKRLNMLSWDAIPRGTTEDQISTTSDAPSETYKDTESDASSDLFEIECLSCTSNPFNQTPTTTRYAPSEASIEWSVVTASAADFSVVSDSEDYRSRKLAASKSAKRSMNKEVQKQGSGVFLGCKSQKAVNVAKEVHRKSPVRGKSESQRMNRLSDSFNPVTRFQAEAKLPGFGYRQRHSFTSDLLYIQ
- the LOC110785601 gene encoding protein PHYTOCHROME KINASE SUBSTRATE 1 isoform X1, giving the protein MASLSSSSTNTRLSLPPYWSSEINNTSSLREASFSSYLNPSEEAYIRSLVESTQNQHDHHLHKSRQKKKKKAEDGEIDVFTADKYFSSGVIDQESDKFSTRSISGRFQQQQQHRHDVEDRTDDDQQQVVRVNSNNKLIVVQSRGSSSQSEVSSNSQSALLRRRLNRTPSRTTNERKTNQQQGKTMSLLACSCCVGKSVDTDQEFTDHGSRGRGRGRGRGRISDGTQTRSIKTSLDTAEIARMNKLRLDNNVDPFVFPLSNSASLTAINKVQLVDVDEDDARKSLEVFGSDLDEGSKRFTLQKRLNMLSWDAIPRGTTEDQISTTSDAPSETYKDTESDASSDLFEIECLSCTSNPFNQTPTTTRYAPSEASIEWSVVTASAADFSVVSDSEDYRSRKLAASKSAKRSMNKEVQKQGSGVFLGCKSQKAVNVAKEVHRKSPVRGKSESQRMNRLSDSFNPVTRFQAEAKLPGFGYRQRHSFTSDLLYIQ